One window from the genome of Erwinia sorbitola encodes:
- the cysQ gene encoding 3'(2'),5'-bisphosphate nucleotidase CysQ, protein MLDKICQMAREAGDAIMRVYDGQVPLDVAHKSDDSPVTAADIAAHKVIVAGLSQLTPEIPVLSEEDPASWEIRQHWQQYWLVDPLDGTKEFIKRNGEFTVNIALIQQGKPVLGVVYAPVLNVMYSAEQGKAWKEEGGHKIQIQVQDARPPLVVISRSHASSDEELKEYLAQMGEHQTTAIGSSLKFCLVAEGKAQLYPRFGPTNIWDTGAGHAVALAAGAHVTDWQGKTLDYTPRESFLNPGFRVSIY, encoded by the coding sequence GTGTTAGATAAAATTTGCCAGATGGCACGTGAAGCAGGCGATGCCATTATGCGCGTATACGACGGACAGGTGCCGCTTGATGTGGCGCATAAATCAGATGATTCACCGGTGACGGCGGCGGATATTGCTGCGCACAAAGTTATCGTTGCCGGGCTGTCACAGCTGACACCGGAAATCCCGGTACTGTCAGAAGAAGATCCTGCCAGCTGGGAAATCCGCCAGCACTGGCAGCAGTACTGGCTGGTTGATCCGCTGGATGGCACCAAAGAATTTATCAAGCGTAACGGCGAGTTCACAGTAAATATTGCCCTGATTCAGCAGGGTAAACCGGTGCTGGGCGTGGTTTATGCCCCGGTGCTGAATGTGATGTACTCGGCGGAACAGGGCAAAGCCTGGAAAGAAGAGGGCGGCCATAAAATACAGATTCAGGTGCAGGATGCGCGCCCGCCGCTGGTGGTGATTAGCCGCTCTCACGCCAGCTCAGATGAAGAGCTGAAAGAGTATCTGGCTCAAATGGGTGAGCATCAGACCACGGCAATCGGCTCCTCGTTAAAATTCTGCCTGGTGGCGGAAGGAAAAGCCCAGCTCTATCCCCGCTTTGGGCCGACCAATATCTGGGATACCGGCGCAGGTCACGCCGTGGCACTGGCAGCAGGCGCGCATGTGACTGACTGGCAGGGGAAAACGCTGGACTATACGCCGCGCGAATCCTTCCTCAACCCAGGTTTCCGCGTGTCGATCTACTGA
- the ppa gene encoding inorganic diphosphatase, protein MSLNLVPAGKDLPDDIYVVIEIPANASPIKYEVDKETGALFVDRFMATAMFYPCNYGYINHTLSLDGDPVDVLVPTPYPLQPGSVIRCRPVGVLKMTDESGEDAKVVAVPHSKLSKEYEHIQDVNDLPELLRGQITHFFEQYKALEKGKWVKVDGWEGVEAAKAEIVSSFERAAKK, encoded by the coding sequence ATGAGCTTGAACCTGGTACCAGCGGGTAAAGACCTGCCAGACGATATCTACGTCGTGATCGAAATCCCGGCTAACGCCTCTCCGATCAAATACGAAGTCGACAAAGAGACTGGCGCACTGTTCGTTGACCGTTTCATGGCGACAGCGATGTTCTATCCGTGCAACTACGGCTACATCAACCACACCCTGTCTCTGGACGGTGACCCGGTTGACGTACTGGTTCCAACTCCATATCCGTTACAGCCTGGTTCTGTGATTCGCTGCCGTCCGGTTGGCGTACTGAAAATGACCGACGAATCTGGCGAAGATGCCAAAGTTGTTGCGGTTCCACACAGCAAACTGAGCAAAGAGTACGAGCACATCCAGGATGTGAACGACCTGCCAGAACTGCTGCGCGGCCAGATCACCCACTTCTTCGAGCAGTATAAAGCGCTGGAAAAAGGCAAATGGGTTAAAGTTGACGGCTGGGAAGGCGTTGAAGCCGCTAAAGCTGAAATCGTCTCTTCTTTCGAGCGCGCTGCGAAGAAATAA
- a CDS encoding YtfJ family protein has translation MLSVLLLPFTTAAHNVHPGERLAPVGVADRGELLFKEDKFSYKNWNSAQLAGKVRVIQHIAGRSSAKEQNAALIEAIKAAKLPHDRYQTTTIVNTDDAIPGTGMFVRSSIENNKRQFPWSQFIVDSNGAVNQAWQLAGGGSAIIVLDKHAQVQFVKEGALTQDEVKQVMALLHQLLQ, from the coding sequence ATGCTTTCCGTGCTGCTGCTGCCGTTCACCACGGCGGCACACAATGTTCACCCCGGTGAGCGCCTGGCACCGGTTGGCGTCGCAGACAGGGGGGAGCTGCTTTTCAAAGAGGATAAGTTTAGCTACAAAAACTGGAACAGTGCACAGCTGGCAGGGAAAGTACGGGTGATCCAACATATTGCCGGACGCTCTTCGGCTAAAGAGCAGAATGCCGCACTGATAGAGGCTATCAAAGCCGCCAAACTGCCTCATGACCGTTATCAGACCACCACGATTGTAAATACTGACGATGCGATCCCGGGCACCGGTATGTTTGTGCGCAGCAGTATTGAGAACAATAAACGGCAGTTCCCATGGTCGCAGTTTATTGTCGATAGCAATGGCGCAGTCAATCAGGCGTGGCAATTGGCTGGCGGCGGCTCGGCGATTATCGTGCTGGATAAACACGCGCAGGTACAATTCGTCAAAGAAGGGGCGCTGACGCAGGATGAGGTAAAACAGGTGATGGCGTTGTTACATCAGCTACTGCAATAG
- a CDS encoding gamma-glutamylcyclotransferase family protein produces the protein MRIIVYGSLRRKQGNSHWMTNGQWLGDHQIDGYALYSFGHYPGVVAGEGKVWCEVYRIDASTLGELDALRTKGGEYKRELVQTPYGSAWLYVYQRSVAGRERIDSGDWLQRDSNK, from the coding sequence ATGCGAATAATTGTCTATGGTAGCCTGCGGCGTAAGCAAGGTAATAGTCACTGGATGACAAACGGGCAGTGGCTGGGCGATCATCAGATCGACGGCTACGCACTTTACAGTTTTGGTCATTATCCGGGAGTGGTTGCGGGTGAGGGGAAGGTCTGGTGCGAAGTTTACCGGATCGATGCCTCTACCCTGGGCGAGCTGGATGCGCTCAGAACCAAAGGGGGGGAGTACAAGCGTGAGCTGGTACAAACCCCTTACGGAAGTGCCTGGCTGTACGTTTATCAACGTTCCGTGGCGGGCAGGGAGCGCATCGATAGCGGCGACTGGCTGCAACGTGATAGCAACAAGTAA
- a CDS encoding hemolysin family protein: MLDSFLVIVLLIAISSFFSLSEISLAAARKIKLKLLADEGNVNAQHVMKMQENPGMFFTVVQIGLNAVAILGGIVGDSAFSPAFRALFERVTTPETAESISFICSFTLVTSLFILFADLFPKRLGMIAPETVALKIIHPMRFCLFMFRPLVWFFNGGANIIFRLFKIPLVRKDDITSDDIYAVVEAGALAGVLRKQEHELIENVFELESRTVPSSMTSRENVVWFDLHEDENSLKEKIARHPHSKFLVCNEDIDHIVGYVDSKELLLRVLGNQSMALNSGLQIRSALIVPDTLTLSEALESFKAAGEDFAVIMNEYALVVGIITLNDVMTTLMGDLVGQGLEEQIVARDENSWLVEGGTPIDDVMRVLHIDEFPQSGNYETIGGFMMFMLRKIPKRTDFVKFHGFKFEVVDIDSYRIDQLLVTRIDARPPTAPALPKDPEDATMSS; this comes from the coding sequence ATGTTAGACAGTTTTCTTGTCATCGTGCTGCTGATCGCGATCAGCTCGTTTTTCTCTCTCTCTGAAATCTCGCTGGCGGCTGCCCGCAAAATAAAACTCAAGCTGCTTGCCGACGAAGGCAATGTCAATGCGCAACACGTGATGAAGATGCAGGAGAATCCCGGCATGTTCTTTACCGTGGTGCAGATTGGCCTGAATGCCGTGGCGATCCTCGGCGGTATTGTCGGCGACTCCGCATTTTCACCCGCGTTCCGTGCGCTGTTTGAGCGCGTGACTACCCCGGAAACGGCCGAAAGTATCAGCTTTATCTGTTCTTTCACGCTGGTCACCAGCCTGTTTATTCTATTCGCTGACCTGTTCCCCAAACGCCTGGGGATGATTGCACCAGAGACCGTTGCGCTGAAAATCATCCATCCTATGCGCTTTTGTCTGTTTATGTTCCGCCCTCTGGTGTGGTTCTTTAACGGCGGGGCGAACATCATTTTCCGCCTGTTTAAAATTCCACTGGTGCGCAAAGACGACATTACCTCTGACGATATCTATGCGGTGGTGGAAGCCGGAGCGCTGGCAGGCGTTTTACGTAAGCAGGAGCATGAACTGATTGAGAACGTCTTTGAGCTGGAGTCACGCACGGTGCCTTCATCAATGACCTCGCGTGAAAACGTAGTCTGGTTCGATCTGCATGAAGATGAGAACAGCCTGAAAGAGAAGATTGCGCGCCATCCGCACTCTAAGTTCCTGGTCTGTAACGAAGATATTGACCATATTGTTGGCTATGTCGACTCGAAAGAGCTGCTGCTGCGCGTGCTGGGCAATCAGAGTATGGCGCTGAACAGCGGCCTGCAAATCCGTTCGGCACTAATCGTACCCGATACGCTGACGCTGTCAGAGGCACTGGAGAGCTTTAAAGCCGCCGGGGAAGACTTCGCGGTAATCATGAATGAATATGCGCTGGTGGTGGGGATTATCACTCTTAACGACGTGATGACCACGCTGATGGGCGATCTGGTTGGTCAGGGGCTGGAAGAGCAGATTGTCGCCCGTGATGAGAACTCGTGGCTGGTTGAAGGCGGCACCCCGATTGATGACGTGATGCGTGTACTGCATATCGATGAGTTCCCGCAGTCAGGTAACTACGAAACGATTGGCGGCTTTATGATGTTTATGCTGCGTAAGATTCCTAAGCGCACCGACTTTGTGAAGTTCCATGGCTTTAAGTTTGAGGTGGTGGATATCGACAGTTACCGTATTGATCAGCTGTTGGTGACCCGTATTGATGCGCGCCCGCCAACAGCGCCTGCATTACCGAAGGATCCTGAAGACGCCACTATGTCTTCGTAG
- the tamA gene encoding autotransporter assembly complex protein TamA: protein MSCLLIVAPVAQAANVRLQVTGLSGELQKNVRARLSTITSDEVTSDGRFRARVSDAVKEGLKALGYYEPQIDFELQPPPAGGKRQVLIAKVTPGEPVKIAGETVILRGGARTDEDYQQLVRDGKPKLGTVLNHSDYDKFKSSLSNMALRKGYFDGDYRKSQLGVSVERREAFWDLDYDSGQRYRFGDVSFEGSQIREDYLQNLVPFKKGDYYNSRDLAELNRRLSATGWFNSVVVAPEFDKGRDSKVLPLHGVVSPRTENTIETGVGYSTDVGPRVKATWKKPWVNDRGHSLSTSANISAPEQQLDFSYKMPLRKSPLEQYYLLQGGLKRTDLNDTKADSTTLAASRYWDSSSGWQRAVNLRWSLDHFTQGSVTNTTMLIYPGVSVNRTRSRGGLMPTWGDSQRYSLDVSDTTWGSDIDFAVIQAQNVWIRTLQDKHRFVVRGNLGWIETNDFEKVPPDLRFFAGGDRSIRGYKYKGISPRDDEGKLTGASKLATGSLEYQYNVSGKWWGAMFIDSGEAVNDIKKSNFKTGAGVGVRWESPVGPIKLDIARAIGDDDHRDIQFYIGLGPEL from the coding sequence ATGTCTTGTCTGCTGATCGTCGCACCTGTCGCTCAGGCTGCGAATGTTCGTTTGCAGGTAACAGGTTTATCGGGGGAATTACAGAAGAACGTCAGGGCGCGTTTATCCACCATCACCAGTGATGAAGTCACCTCCGACGGGCGCTTTCGTGCGCGCGTTAGCGATGCGGTGAAAGAGGGGCTGAAAGCGCTGGGTTACTATGAACCGCAGATCGATTTCGAGCTTCAGCCGCCGCCAGCAGGTGGGAAACGTCAGGTTCTGATCGCAAAGGTTACACCGGGGGAGCCGGTGAAAATTGCCGGAGAGACGGTGATTCTGCGCGGCGGCGCCCGCACTGATGAAGATTACCAGCAGCTGGTTCGCGATGGTAAACCTAAACTGGGTACGGTGCTGAACCACAGCGATTACGATAAGTTTAAAAGCTCTCTCAGCAATATGGCGCTGCGTAAAGGCTACTTTGACGGCGATTACCGCAAAAGCCAGCTTGGCGTATCGGTTGAACGGCGTGAGGCCTTTTGGGATCTCGATTATGACAGCGGCCAGCGTTATCGCTTTGGCGACGTCAGTTTCGAAGGCTCGCAAATCCGCGAAGATTACCTGCAAAACCTGGTGCCGTTTAAAAAGGGGGATTACTACAATTCTCGCGATTTAGCCGAACTTAACCGCCGCCTCTCTGCCACCGGCTGGTTTAACTCGGTGGTGGTTGCCCCTGAATTTGATAAAGGACGTGACAGCAAGGTGCTGCCGCTGCATGGCGTTGTTTCGCCGCGCACCGAGAACACCATTGAAACCGGCGTTGGTTACTCGACGGACGTCGGCCCGCGCGTCAAAGCTACGTGGAAAAAGCCCTGGGTTAACGATCGCGGGCACAGCCTCAGCACCAGCGCTAACATCTCCGCACCTGAACAGCAGTTAGATTTCAGCTATAAAATGCCGCTGCGTAAAAGCCCACTGGAGCAATATTACCTGCTGCAGGGCGGGCTGAAACGTACCGATCTTAACGATACCAAAGCGGACTCAACCACGCTGGCCGCCTCTCGCTACTGGGACAGTTCCAGCGGCTGGCAGCGCGCGGTTAACCTGCGCTGGAGCCTCGACCACTTTACGCAGGGTAGCGTTACCAACACCACGATGCTGATTTATCCTGGTGTCAGCGTCAACCGCACCCGCTCTCGCGGCGGCCTGATGCCTACCTGGGGTGATTCACAGCGCTACTCTCTTGACGTCTCTGACACCACCTGGGGTTCGGATATCGACTTCGCGGTGATCCAGGCTCAGAACGTCTGGATCCGTACCTTGCAGGATAAGCACCGTTTTGTGGTGCGCGGCAATCTTGGCTGGATTGAAACCAACGACTTTGAAAAAGTCCCGCCAGATCTGCGTTTCTTCGCCGGGGGCGACCGCAGTATTCGTGGTTACAAATACAAAGGTATTTCACCACGAGATGATGAAGGCAAACTGACCGGTGCCTCGAAGCTGGCTACCGGCTCGCTCGAATATCAGTACAACGTCAGCGGGAAGTGGTGGGGGGCAATGTTTATTGACTCCGGCGAAGCCGTTAACGACATCAAGAAGAGCAATTTTAAAACCGGTGCGGGTGTAGGCGTGCGCTGGGAGTCGCCGGTAGGGCCGATAAAACTTGATATCGCCCGTGCAATTGGCGACGACGATCATCGTGATATTCAGTTTTACATTGGTTTGGGGCCTGAGCTATGA
- a CDS encoding LysM-like peptidoglycan-binding domain-containing protein, translating to MPNVPLISRLSPWFSRLWHLPDDIRWMDPLPPSHRRGIIAAALLILLAFLWPAPAPQRTVTPIQSGATDVPLQAELSDAPPPPASTQQQDSQGEWHDFTIASGQTLAQLFRDNNLPVNDVFAMAQVEGDDKPLSTLHAGQAVRIRQDAQGVVTGLTLAGADGEILFTRQPDGTFIKAQ from the coding sequence ATGCCAAATGTACCGCTTATATCACGCTTATCGCCGTGGTTCAGCCGTCTCTGGCATCTGCCAGATGATATTCGCTGGATGGATCCACTGCCGCCCTCGCATCGCCGCGGGATTATTGCTGCGGCGCTGTTGATCCTGCTGGCCTTCCTGTGGCCTGCACCGGCTCCACAACGTACCGTGACGCCGATACAGAGTGGAGCAACCGATGTTCCTTTGCAGGCAGAACTGTCGGATGCGCCTCCGCCTCCTGCCTCCACACAGCAGCAGGATTCACAGGGCGAATGGCATGATTTCACCATCGCTTCAGGCCAGACGCTGGCGCAGCTGTTCCGCGATAATAATCTGCCGGTCAATGATGTGTTTGCGATGGCGCAGGTGGAGGGCGACGACAAACCCCTCAGCACGTTACATGCCGGGCAGGCAGTGAGGATCCGTCAGGATGCACAGGGAGTGGTAACCGGGTTAACGCTGGCAGGAGCAGATGGCGAGATTCTGTTTACCCGACAGCCAGACGGGACGTTTATAAAAGCGCAGTAA
- the tamB gene encoding autotransporter assembly complex protein TamB: MKWWKKGLIGILIFIVLLFGGVAFLIGTTTGLHMVLNGAARWVPGLDIQQVNGGWRDLTLRGVKYEMPGVTVNAGEFHLALRLGCLKQSAFCVNDLSLKDVHVVVDSKKMPPPANPPVEEESSGGEISTPYPLTLSRLALHNINLTIDDTAISLADFTSGLHWEGRSMTLTPTHIQGLLIALPKAAKVANEEVIQPKVQQPTAEEPPLGETLKAMFAKPLLPDLPEFILPIDVNVQEILGEQLRITGDTDIAVQRLLLKAKTENNRLQLQTLDIDSPQGQLNAQGEATLSGGWPVNFTLYSQLNMDPIKGEKIKMTLGGGLRETLKLGLNLSGPVRVQLDADTRLAEAGLPLNMTLQSPQLRWPLEGETQYQADNFNFSFNGKATDYVMSLKAALKGQGIPPATLTLDGKGNVEQFSLDKLRLAALQGNTDLTAMVDWSKAISWRSELTLSGINTAKQYPDWPAKLEGKITTRGSLYGGSWQMRVPELKLRGNVRNNAISADGTLYGNSYNQWDIPGIKLVLGRNNINLKGSLGDKLNLDADIDAQHLDNALPGLGGVAKGTIRARGDLKTPQLLADLTATGLRWQAMSIGRVKLDGDVSSGEQIQGKLKLRVEQLKQDALAVNLLTLDASGTEKQHQLKLNMQGEPVSGQLALSGSFDRATERWQGNLNNTRFDTPVGEWRLTRAIALDYLNAKQTVSIGAHCWQNPNAELCVPQTIEAGPSGHARVVLNRFNLAMIKPFMPEATQLTGVFSGDADVAWTADGALPTGRVSLKGNGVKVEQDVQGNTLPIAFNTLNLNAALKNGRAQLDWLIRIAGNGQLDGNVQIADPEGRRTLSGNVNITSLSLAMLNPALMQGEKITGMLNSNLRLGGNLQKPQVFGQLGLRGVDVEGSFMPVDLTTASLSMVFNGMSSTLEGVIQTSQGQIALNGDADWNQLDAWRARIAAKGDKVRVTVPPMVRMDVSPDLVFEATPELFNLDGRVDIPWARITVQEVPESAVGVSSDEVLLDKDLKPVAPKSSGIPINSNLTIHVGNDVRLSAFGLKAKLNGDLKLAQDKRGLGLNGQINIPSGRFHAYGQDLIVRKGELQFSGPPDQPYVNIEAIRNPDATEDDVTAGVRVTGMADEPKVEIFSDPAKSQQEALSYLLRGQGLGASGSDSDALTSALVGLGVAQSGQVVGKIGETFGVSNLALDTAGVGDSQQVQVSGYVLPGLQVKYGVGIFDSLATLTLRYRLMPKLYLEAVSGIDQALDVLYQFEF; this comes from the coding sequence ATGAAGTGGTGGAAAAAGGGCCTGATTGGCATTCTTATTTTTATCGTGCTGCTGTTTGGCGGCGTGGCATTTCTAATCGGAACCACAACCGGCCTGCATATGGTGCTGAATGGTGCTGCACGCTGGGTTCCCGGGCTGGATATTCAGCAGGTGAACGGAGGCTGGCGCGACCTGACCCTGCGCGGCGTAAAGTATGAAATGCCGGGCGTTACGGTCAACGCGGGCGAGTTCCATCTGGCATTACGGCTCGGCTGCCTGAAACAGAGCGCCTTCTGCGTTAACGATCTTTCACTGAAGGACGTTCACGTGGTTGTGGACAGTAAAAAGATGCCGCCTCCGGCCAACCCACCGGTAGAGGAAGAGAGCAGCGGCGGCGAAATCAGCACGCCATATCCGCTCACTCTTAGCAGACTGGCGCTGCATAACATTAATCTCACCATCGACGATACCGCGATTTCGCTGGCAGATTTCACCAGTGGCCTGCACTGGGAGGGGCGCTCGATGACGCTGACCCCAACCCATATTCAGGGGCTGTTAATTGCGCTGCCCAAAGCGGCGAAAGTCGCCAATGAAGAAGTTATTCAGCCGAAAGTGCAGCAGCCAACCGCAGAAGAACCGCCGCTGGGGGAAACGCTAAAGGCGATGTTCGCCAAACCGTTGCTGCCGGATCTGCCAGAGTTCATCCTGCCGATTGACGTTAATGTGCAGGAGATCCTCGGTGAACAGCTGCGAATTACCGGCGATACTGATATTGCCGTTCAGCGCCTGCTGCTGAAGGCGAAAACCGAAAATAACCGGCTCCAGCTTCAGACGCTGGATATCGATTCGCCACAGGGGCAGCTGAATGCCCAGGGCGAGGCGACGCTGAGTGGTGGCTGGCCGGTTAACTTTACCCTCTACAGCCAGCTCAATATGGATCCGATCAAAGGTGAGAAGATCAAAATGACGCTGGGTGGCGGGCTGCGTGAGACGCTGAAGCTCGGTCTGAATCTCTCTGGCCCGGTGCGTGTACAGCTGGATGCCGATACCCGTCTGGCTGAAGCGGGCCTGCCGCTCAATATGACGCTGCAAAGCCCACAGCTGCGCTGGCCGCTGGAAGGTGAGACGCAATACCAGGCGGATAATTTCAACTTCAGTTTTAACGGTAAGGCTACCGACTATGTGATGTCGCTGAAGGCGGCGCTTAAAGGGCAGGGTATCCCGCCTGCTACGCTGACGCTGGATGGCAAAGGCAACGTGGAACAGTTCTCGCTGGATAAGCTGCGTCTGGCGGCATTGCAGGGTAATACTGATCTGACGGCGATGGTGGACTGGAGCAAAGCGATCAGCTGGCGCAGTGAACTGACGCTCTCCGGTATCAACACGGCGAAGCAGTACCCGGACTGGCCGGCAAAACTGGAGGGTAAAATCACTACCCGAGGCAGCCTGTATGGCGGCAGCTGGCAGATGCGCGTACCGGAACTGAAACTCAGGGGCAACGTGCGGAATAACGCGATCAGCGCTGACGGCACCCTGTACGGCAACAGCTATAATCAGTGGGATATTCCCGGCATTAAACTGGTGCTGGGGCGCAACAATATCAACCTCAAAGGCTCGCTGGGTGACAAGCTGAACCTGGATGCCGATATTGATGCACAGCATCTGGATAATGCTCTGCCGGGTCTTGGCGGAGTGGCGAAAGGCACTATCCGTGCTCGTGGCGATCTGAAAACGCCGCAGCTGCTGGCGGATCTTACTGCTACCGGGCTGCGCTGGCAGGCCATGAGCATTGGGCGTGTCAAGCTGGACGGAGATGTCAGTTCCGGCGAGCAGATCCAGGGCAAGTTGAAGCTGCGCGTGGAGCAGCTTAAGCAGGATGCACTGGCGGTTAATCTGCTGACGCTGGATGCCAGCGGAACGGAAAAACAGCATCAGCTGAAGCTGAATATGCAGGGTGAACCGGTATCTGGCCAGCTGGCTCTCAGCGGTAGCTTTGACCGCGCCACAGAGCGCTGGCAGGGCAATCTGAATAACACCCGTTTTGATACGCCGGTGGGCGAATGGCGTTTAACCCGCGCTATTGCACTCGATTATCTTAACGCGAAGCAGACCGTCAGCATCGGGGCGCACTGCTGGCAGAACCCAAATGCCGAGCTGTGCGTGCCGCAGACGATTGAAGCTGGCCCATCCGGGCATGCGCGCGTGGTGCTCAACCGCTTTAATCTGGCGATGATCAAGCCGTTTATGCCTGAAGCTACCCAGCTTACCGGAGTATTCAGCGGTGATGCCGATGTTGCCTGGACTGCCGACGGTGCTCTGCCGACTGGCCGTGTATCCCTGAAGGGCAACGGTGTGAAAGTGGAGCAGGATGTGCAGGGCAATACGCTGCCCATCGCCTTCAACACGCTGAATCTTAACGCCGCACTGAAAAACGGTCGTGCACAGCTCGACTGGCTGATCCGCATCGCGGGTAACGGTCAGCTCGATGGTAACGTGCAGATTGCCGATCCTGAAGGGCGGCGTACCTTGTCCGGTAACGTGAATATCACCAGCCTGTCGCTGGCAATGCTCAACCCGGCCCTGATGCAGGGCGAGAAAATTACCGGCATGCTGAACAGTAATCTGCGCCTGGGCGGTAACCTGCAAAAACCGCAGGTCTTCGGCCAGCTCGGGCTGCGTGGTGTCGACGTTGAAGGCAGCTTTATGCCGGTCGACCTCACTACCGCCAGCCTCTCGATGGTGTTCAACGGTATGAGTTCGACGCTGGAAGGGGTGATTCAGACCTCACAGGGGCAGATTGCTCTTAACGGCGATGCTGACTGGAACCAGCTCGACGCGTGGCGTGCGCGCATTGCGGCGAAGGGCGATAAAGTTCGCGTCACCGTGCCGCCGATGGTTCGAATGGACGTGTCACCGGATCTGGTATTTGAAGCTACACCCGAGCTGTTCAACCTTGATGGTCGCGTAGATATTCCCTGGGCGCGCATCACCGTGCAGGAGGTGCCGGAAAGTGCCGTTGGTGTCTCCTCTGATGAAGTGCTGCTGGATAAAGACCTGAAGCCTGTTGCGCCGAAGAGCAGCGGTATCCCGATCAACAGCAACCTGACGATTCACGTCGGTAACGATGTGCGCCTGAGTGCCTTTGGTCTGAAGGCCAAACTCAACGGCGATCTCAAGCTGGCGCAGGATAAACGCGGCCTGGGGCTGAATGGCCAGATCAATATTCCGTCCGGGCGCTTCCATGCTTACGGTCAGGATCTGATCGTGCGTAAAGGCGAGCTGCAATTCTCCGGTCCGCCGGATCAGCCTTATGTGAATATTGAGGCGATCCGCAACCCGGATGCCACTGAAGATGATGTTACTGCCGGGGTACGCGTGACCGGCATGGCGGACGAGCCGAAGGTGGAGATCTTCTCCGATCCGGCGAAATCCCAGCAGGAAGCCTTGTCTTATCTGCTGCGCGGGCAGGGTTTAGGTGCCAGCGGTAGCGATAGTGATGCATTAACTTCCGCTCTGGTAGGATTGGGGGTTGCACAAAGTGGGCAGGTTGTGGGTAAAATCGGAGAGACCTTTGGTGTCAGTAACCTGGCGCTGGATACTGCGGGTGTTGGCGACAGCCAGCAGGTGCAGGTCAGCGGCTATGTACTGCCGGGTCTACAGGTAAAATACGGTGTTGGCATATTTGATTCACTGGCGACGTTAACGTTGCGTTACCGCCTGATGCCCAAACTCTATTTGGAAGCCGTGTCTGGTATTGATCAGGCACTGGATGTGCTCTATCAGTTTGAGTTCTAG
- the fklB gene encoding FKBP-type peptidyl-prolyl cis-trans isomerase: MTTPSFDSVEAQASYGIGLQVGQQLQESGLQGLLPEALLAGLRDALEGNAPSVPVDVVHRALREVHERAEVVRQERQKAMAVEGQKFLEDNAKREGVSSTETGLQFSVLTQGEGAIPSRQDRVRVHYTGKLIDGSVFDSSVQRGEPAEFPVSGVIPGWIEALTLMPVGSKWELVIPHNLAYGERGAGASIPPFSTLVFEVELLEIL, translated from the coding sequence ATGACAACCCCTTCTTTTGACAGCGTTGAAGCGCAAGCAAGTTACGGTATCGGCTTACAGGTCGGTCAACAGTTGCAGGAATCAGGTTTGCAGGGTCTGCTGCCGGAAGCACTGCTGGCAGGTCTGCGCGATGCGCTGGAAGGGAATGCCCCGTCCGTTCCTGTTGATGTGGTTCACCGCGCCCTGCGTGAAGTTCACGAGCGTGCTGAAGTCGTCCGTCAGGAACGTCAGAAGGCGATGGCAGTAGAAGGTCAGAAGTTCCTGGAAGATAACGCGAAGCGTGAAGGCGTCAGCAGCACTGAGACAGGCTTACAGTTCAGCGTGCTGACTCAGGGTGAAGGAGCTATCCCATCCCGTCAGGATCGCGTACGCGTCCATTACACCGGTAAACTGATCGATGGCAGCGTGTTCGACAGTTCCGTACAGCGTGGCGAACCGGCTGAATTCCCGGTAAGCGGAGTGATCCCTGGCTGGATCGAAGCACTGACGCTGATGCCAGTAGGCTCCAAATGGGAACTGGTTATCCCTCACAACCTGGCTTACGGCGAGCGTGGTGCCGGTGCCTCCATTCCACCATTCAGCACCCTGGTGTTTGAAGTGGAACTGCTGGAAATTCTGTAA
- a CDS encoding DUF1107 domain-containing protein — protein sequence MKIFQKYNPFQVAKYVKTLFRGRLYIKDVGAFEFDKGKILIPRVKDKQHYSVMSEVNRQVLRLQTEFN from the coding sequence ATGAAGATTTTCCAGAAATATAACCCATTTCAGGTAGCGAAATATGTTAAGACGTTGTTTCGCGGACGGTTATATATCAAAGACGTTGGTGCTTTTGAGTTTGATAAGGGCAAGATCCTTATTCCACGCGTCAAAGATAAGCAGCACTACAGTGTGATGTCGGAAGTTAACCGTCAGGTCTTGCGATTGCAGACCGAATTTAACTAA